One region of Carassius gibelio isolate Cgi1373 ecotype wild population from Czech Republic chromosome A1, carGib1.2-hapl.c, whole genome shotgun sequence genomic DNA includes:
- the LOC128019084 gene encoding mucin-5AC, whose amino-acid sequence MLDTTTAADATTTLASKTTSTTSSTVAQSLTTHATMTNISDSTTIDSTTTLSFTTTPPTLSTAVPTSTSDAAISTMPDTTTTIDAITILDSTTSSTFSAASKILTSDAATKTMLDITTAADAITSLASTTNHPTSSTVATASATTNVTDIATTIEATSMVSTTPPPTSSTAVPTSTTDAPVSTTNEATTIMPNTTKTTDATTILTSTTTPPASSTVEKMLTTETAATTMSDTTKTTDAETTSTATPPKLTSHPTTTTMPDTAKNIYATTLASITTHPTSSIVAPMSTTNVESTTGMLDTTATTGVTTTLASTATPPESSTINPATIAVGESKTTLPMTAAVKTNTTLVSETILTTSHPKTIIVPEDTTLPTTTTGTALANTTTIFSTTGPTTLTDVSSTTMPDTTTAIGVTTTSLAIPSIPPVSSTVSSMLTTDSATTTMPETTNTTGTTLSKHPTSSAISVITMSEIKTVFPTNANMVETTRNVVSTTTNNPTTLNVETTTDLPNTATGKTITTLDISATSVTIEQSLAATTIPPTSSNMAPMLTTDTTTTDTTATSSETATILSVTTVNATMTTLAAQSTPPAFSSVAPTTNATTTTMPETTTVLPTTPIGATTTLTTTSNPQTSSHLEQLLTSDAETTAVPKTTVLETTILFNLSTPAKSSVAAPMLTTDAATTTIGARTTNIANSSIPQSFSSSAPLSTPDLTTTTMFETTTVRPVTTTGVTTLAGTNKLPAATIGLTTPAPTWNKTTLKPVQPPDVIGRVIIYIRLIFITRGPVPSAEKILQLANSLLAERFRIKRELRAQSLSTPVSFVNVTYTKLSDTSYALNFGFEINNVTMSQKFDLRDTTYKLIQDSINKLLNEMLTEPTATPFVFKDTNFTGNSTTIQADVQYVFSESDFQKPSAFLNALIVVNSETITTTTPAATRTTFYSTVLSTTITNNSTSAAWVVAIIVPCAIAIILVPCWILLCCLLCGCCTALRRRWSRRRSYNVQYTTHSLF is encoded by the exons ATGCTTGACACCACAACAGCTGCTGATGCAACAACAACTTTGGCTTCAAAAACCACCTCTACAACATCCTCAACTGTAGCACAATCACTAACAACTCATGCAACCATGACAAATATATCTGATAGCACAACTATTGATTCAACAACAACTTTGTCTTTCACAACCACCCCTCCAACATTATCAACTGCAGTACCAACCTCAACAAGTGATGCAGCGATATCAACAAtgcctgacaccacaacaactattgatgcAATAACAATTTTGGATTCCACAACATCATCAACATTCTCAGCTGCATCAAAAATTTTGACCTCTGATGCAGCAACCAAAACTATGCTTGACATCACCACAGCTGCTGATGCAATAACATCTTTGGCTTCCACAACCAACCATCCAACATCCTCAACTGTAGCAACAGCATCAGCAACCACAAATGTGACAGACATTGCAACAACTATTGAAGCAACATCTATGGTTTCCACAACCCCCCCTCCAACATCCTCAACTGCAGTACCAACATCGACAACTGATGCACCAGTGTCAACCACTAATGAAGCAACAACCATTATGCCTAACACCACAaaaactactgatgcaacaacaatTTTGACTTCCACAACAACTCCTCCAGCATCCTCAACTGTAGAAAAAATGTTGACAACTGAAACAGCAGCAACAACCATGTCTGATACCACCAAAACTactgatgcagaaacaacttCCACAGCTACCCCTCCAAAGTTAACAAGCCATCCAACGACAACAACTATGCCTGACACAGCTAAAAATATTTACGCAACAACTTTGGCTTCCATAACCACCCATCCAACATCCTCAATTGTGGCACCAATGTCAACAACAAATGTTGAATCAACCACAGGTATGCTTGACACCACAGCAACTACTGGTGTGACAACAACTTTGGCTTCTACAGCCACTCCTCCAGAATCCTCTACAATCAATCCTGCCACAATTGCTGTGGGTGAATCCAAAACAACACTTCCAATGACAGCTGCTGTTAAAACTAATACGACTTTGGTTTCTGAAACAATTCTGACTACAAGTCATCCAAAAACCATTATTGTGCCTGAAGATACAACACTTCCAACAACAACTACAGGTACAGCTTTGGCTAACACAACCACAATATTTTCAACTACAGGCCCAACCACTTTAACTGATGTATCATCTACAACTATGCCTGACACCACAACAGCTATTGGTGTTACAACAACATCTTTGGCTATCCCAAGCATCCCTCCAGTATCCTCAACTGTATCATCAATGTTGACAACTGATTCAGCAACCACAACTATGCCTGAAACCACAAATACAACTGGCACAACCCTAAGCAAACATCCAACATCTTCTGCTATTTCAGTCATTACAATGtctgaaataaaaacagtgtttCCAACAAATGCTAATATGGTTGAGACAACTAGAAATGTGGTTTccacaacaacaaacaatccTACAACACTTAATGTTGAAACCACAACAGATCTTCCAAATACAGCTACTGGCAAGACAATAACAACTTTGGACATATCTGCAACATCCGTAACTATAGAACAATCTTTGGCTGCTACAACCATCCCTCCAACATCATCAAATATGGCACCCATGTTGACAACTGATACAACTACAACTGATACAACTGCAACTTCATCTGAAACCGCAACAATACTTTCAGTAACAACAGTTAATGCAACAATGACAACTTTGGCTGCCCAAAGTACCCCTCCAGCATTCTCATCTGTAGCACCAACAActaatgcaacaacaacaactatgccTGAAACAACAACAGTCCTACCAACAACACCTATTGGTGCAACAACAACTTTGACTACAACAAGCAACCCTCAAACATCATCACATCTAGAACAACTGTTGACATCTGATGCAGAAACCACAGCTGTGCCTAAAACAACAGTTCTGGAAACAACAATTTTGTTTAACTTAAGCACCCCTGCAAAATCTTCAGTTGCAGCACCAATGTTGacaactgatgcagcaaccacaactATTGGTGCAAGAACAACAAATATTGCCAACTCAAGCATCCCTCAGTCATTCTCATCTTCAGCACCCTTATCGACTCCTGATTTAACAACCACCACTATGTTTGAAACAACAACAGTACGTCCAGTAACAACTACTGGTGTAACAACTTTGGCTGGCACAAATAAACTTCCAGCAGCAACTATAG GCTTAACAACTCCTGCTCCAACATGGAATAAAACAACTCTGAAACCTGTACAACCACCAGATGT GATTGGGAGGGTGATTATTTACATTCGGCTCATATTTATTACACGGGGCCCTGTACCAAGTgctgaaaaaatattacaattggcAAACTCTCTGCTGGCCGAACGTTTCAGAATTAAACGAGAACTGAGGGCACAAAGCTTAAGTACCCCTGTGAGCTTTGTGAATGTCACTTACACAA aactttctgaTACGTCATATGCCCTGAATTTTGGATTTGAAATCAACAATGTTACCATGTCTCAGAAATTTGATCTCAGGGACACCACATATAAATTAATTCAGGACTCTATCAATAAATTG CTGAACGAGATGCTAACTGAGCCCACAGCCACTCCATTTGTGTTCAAAGATACCAATTTCAC GGGTAATTCCACCACTATTCAGGctgatgtacagtatgttttcTCAGAAAGCGACTTCCAGAAACCCAGTGCCTTTCTCAATGCACTTATTGTGGTTAATAGTG AGACTATTACAACAACTACACCTGCTGCAACTAGAACCACCTTTTACTCCACAGTGCTGAGCACTACAATCACAAATAACAGCACTAGTGCAGCATGGGTTGTGGCCATTATTGTACCCTGTGCTATTGCTATCATCCTCGTACCTTGCTGGATTCTCCTTTGT tGTTTGCTGTGTGGTTGCTGTACAGCATTGAGAAGAAGGTGGTCCAGAAGACGGTCATACAATGTACAATACACCACTCACAGCCTATTCTAG